A DNA window from Dama dama isolate Ldn47 chromosome 19, ASM3311817v1, whole genome shotgun sequence contains the following coding sequences:
- the ZIC1 gene encoding zinc finger protein ZIC 1 yields MLLDAGPQYPAIGVTTFGASRHHSAGDVAERDVGLGINPFADGMGAFKLNPSSHELASAGQTAFTSQAPGYAAAAALGHHHHPGHVGSYSSAAFNSTRDFLFRNRGFGDAAAAASAQHSLFAASAGSFGGPHGHTDAAGHLLFPGLHEQAAGHASPNVVNGQMRLGFSGDMYPRPEQYGQVTSPRSEHYAAPQLHGYGPMNVNMAAHHGAGAFFRYMRQPIKQELICKWIEPEQLANPKKSCNKTFSTMHELVTHVTVEHVGGPEQSNHICFWEECPREGKPFKAKYKLVNHIRVHTGEKPFPCPFPGCGKVFARSENLKIHKRTHTGEKPFKCEFEGCDRRFANSSDRKKHMHVHTSDKPYLCKMCDKSYTHPSSLRKHMKVHESSSQGSQPSPAASSGYESSTPPTIVSPSTDNPTTSSLSPSSSAVHHTAGHSALSSNFNEWYV; encoded by the exons ATGCTCCTGGACGCCGGCCCCCAGTACCCCGCGATCGGCGTGACCACTTTTGGCGCGTCCCGCCACCACTCGGCGGGCGACGTGGCCGAGCGAGACGTGGGCCTGGGCATCAACCCGTTCGCCGACGGCATGGGTGCCTTCAAGCTCAACCCCAGCTCGCACGAGCTGGCTTCCGCGGGCCAGACAGCCTTCACATCCCAGGCTCCCGGCTACGCGGCTGCGGCGGCCCTGGGACATCACCACCACCCGGGCCACGTCGGCTCCTATTCGAGCGCAGCCTTCAACTCCACGCGGGACTTTCTGTTCCGCAACCGGGGCTTTGGCGACGCGGCGGCTGCAGCCAGCGCGCAACACAGTCTGTTCGCGGCTTCGGCCGGGAGCTTCGGGGGCCCACACGGCCACACGGACGCCGCGGGCCACCTCCTCTTCCCCGGCCTTCACGAGCAGGCTGCGGGCCATGCATCGCCCAATGTGGTCAACGGGCAGATGAGGCTTGGCTTCTCGGGGGACATGTACCCGCGGCCCGAGCAGTACGGCCAGGTGACCAGTCCGCGTTCAGAGCACTATGCCGCGCCGCAGCTGCACGGCTACGGGCCCATGAACGTGAACATGGCCGCCCACCACGGCGCCGGCGCCTTCTTCCGCTACATGCGCCAGCCCATCAAACAGGAGCTGATCTGCAAGTGGATCGAGCCTGAGCAGCTGGCCAACCCCAAAAAGTCGTGCAACAAAACTTTCAGCACGATGCACGAGCTGGTCACGCACGTCACCGTGGAGCACGTCGGCGGCCCGGAGCAGAGCAACCACATCTGCTTCTGGGAGGAGTGTCCGCGCGAGGGCAAGCCCTTCAAAGCCAAATacaaactggtcaaccacatcCGCGTGCACACCGGCGAGAAGCCCTTCCCCTGCCCCTTCCCGGGCTGCGGCAAGGTCTTCGCGCGCTCTGAGAACTTAAAGATCCACAAAAGGACGCACACAG GGGAGAAGCCCTTCAAGTGTGAGTTTGAGGGCTGCGACCGACGCTTTGCCAACAGCAGCGACCGCAAGAagcacatgcacgtgcacacgAGCGACAAGCCGTATCTCTGCAAGATGTGTGACAAGTCCTACACGCACCCCAGCTCGCTGCGCAAGCACATGAAG GTCCATGAATCCTCCTCGCAGGGCTCGCAACCTTCGCCTGCCGCCAGCTCGGGCTACGAGTCCTCCACGCCGCCCACCATCGTGTCTCCCTCCACAGACAACCCGACCACCAGCTCCCTGTCGCCCTCATCCTCCGCGGTCCACCACACAGCCGGCCACAGCGCGCTCTCTTCCAATTTTAACGAATGGTACgtttaa